In Amycolatopsis endophytica, the following are encoded in one genomic region:
- the glmM gene encoding phosphoglucosamine mutase gives MARLFGTDGVRGLANGELTPELALSVAASAARVLAAHDRSHRPVAVVGRDPRASGEMLEAAVVAGLASAGADVLRVGIQPTPAVAYLVGALEADLGVMISASHNPMPDNGIKLFASGGHKLPDGIEDEIEAGLDGNGGRPTGAGIGRVTDVDDAIERYTDHLLDATPHPLTGLRIVVDCANGAASFAAPEVYRKAGAEVIAIHAGPDGININDGCGSTHPEDLQAMVVEHGADLGIAHDGDADRCLAVDSSGELVDGDQIMAVLALAMAESGELTHDTLVATVMSNLGLHLAMRDHEVTLRTTAVGDRYVLEELRSGGYALGGEQSGHVVFPALATTGDGLLTALRVMSRVASTGKPLAELAGVMRKLPQVLVNVRVTDKATVAKSDLVREAVQAVEAELGDEGRVLLRPSGTEQLVRVMVEAPAQDIAQTAADRLAGVVSSVS, from the coding sequence ATGGCTCGCCTTTTCGGCACTGACGGGGTCAGGGGCCTGGCCAACGGTGAGCTGACGCCGGAGCTGGCGCTGTCCGTCGCGGCCAGCGCGGCCCGCGTGCTCGCCGCGCACGACCGCTCGCACCGCCCCGTCGCGGTCGTCGGACGCGACCCCCGCGCCAGCGGCGAGATGCTGGAGGCTGCCGTGGTGGCGGGCCTCGCCTCGGCCGGCGCGGACGTCCTGCGCGTGGGCATCCAGCCGACGCCCGCCGTCGCCTACCTCGTCGGCGCGCTGGAGGCGGACCTCGGCGTGATGATCTCCGCATCGCACAACCCGATGCCGGACAACGGGATCAAGCTCTTCGCCTCCGGGGGGCACAAGCTGCCGGACGGCATCGAGGACGAGATCGAGGCCGGGCTGGACGGCAATGGCGGCAGGCCCACCGGCGCCGGGATCGGCCGCGTCACCGACGTCGACGACGCCATCGAGCGCTACACGGACCACCTGCTCGACGCGACCCCGCACCCGCTGACCGGGCTGCGGATCGTGGTCGACTGCGCCAACGGAGCGGCCTCGTTCGCCGCGCCGGAGGTCTATCGCAAAGCGGGCGCCGAGGTCATCGCCATCCACGCCGGCCCGGACGGCATCAACATCAACGACGGCTGCGGTTCCACGCACCCGGAGGACCTCCAGGCGATGGTCGTCGAGCACGGCGCCGACCTGGGCATCGCGCACGACGGTGACGCCGACCGCTGCCTGGCCGTGGACTCTTCCGGTGAGCTGGTGGACGGTGACCAGATCATGGCGGTCCTCGCGCTGGCGATGGCCGAAAGCGGCGAGCTGACGCACGACACCCTCGTCGCGACCGTGATGAGCAACCTCGGCCTGCACCTGGCGATGCGGGACCACGAGGTCACCCTGCGCACGACCGCCGTCGGTGACCGGTACGTGCTGGAGGAGTTGCGCTCGGGCGGCTACGCGCTGGGTGGCGAGCAGTCGGGGCACGTGGTGTTCCCGGCGCTGGCCACCACGGGCGACGGCCTGCTCACGGCGCTGCGCGTGATGAGCCGTGTCGCCTCGACCGGCAAGCCGCTGGCCGAACTGGCCGGGGTCATGCGCAAGCTGCCGCAGGTGCTGGTGAACGTGCGGGTCACGGACAAGGCGACGGTCGCGAAGTCCGACCTGGTGCGCGAGGCCGTCCAGGCCGTGGAGGCCGAACTCGGCGACGAGGGCCGTGTCCTGCTGCGCCCGTCCGGCACCGAGCAGCTGGTGCGGGTGATGGTCGAGGCTCCGGCGCAGGACATCGCGCAGACCGCCGCGGACCGGCTCGCGGGGGTCGTCTCGTCGGTCTCGTGA
- the rpsI gene encoding 30S ribosomal protein S9 has translation MTSTETETPVAAEAPAAEATEAAVVTSETPAAPRPSRAAGGSAQTVGRRKEAVVRVRLVPGTGKFKLNGRSLEEYFPNKVHQQLIREPLVTVEKPESFDVFGNLDGGGISGQAGALRLAIARALVEVDGDDRPALKKAGFLTRDARATERKKYGLKKARKAPQYSKR, from the coding sequence GTGACCAGCACCGAGACCGAGACCCCAGTGGCCGCCGAGGCCCCCGCGGCCGAGGCCACCGAGGCCGCGGTCGTGACCAGCGAGACGCCCGCCGCCCCGCGGCCGTCGCGCGCCGCCGGTGGCTCCGCGCAGACCGTCGGCCGTCGCAAGGAGGCCGTCGTCCGCGTGCGGCTCGTCCCGGGCACCGGCAAGTTCAAGCTCAACGGCCGCTCCCTCGAGGAGTACTTCCCGAACAAGGTGCACCAGCAGCTCATCCGTGAGCCGCTGGTGACCGTCGAGAAGCCCGAGTCGTTCGACGTCTTCGGCAACCTCGACGGCGGCGGCATCTCCGGTCAGGCCGGTGCGCTGCGCCTGGCGATCGCCCGCGCCCTGGTCGAGGTCGACGGCGACGACCGTCCCGCGCTGAAGAAGGCCGGGTTCCTGACCCGCGACGCGCGTGCGACCGAGCGCAAGAAGTACGGCCTCAAGAAGGCCCGCAAGGCTCCGCAGTACAGCAAGCGCTGA
- the glmS gene encoding glutamine--fructose-6-phosphate transaminase (isomerizing) — MCGIVGYVGHRQALDVVLGGLRRMEYRGYDSAGVAVLDGAGALTVERKAGRLANLEGALAETGLDRFAGTAGMGHTRWATHGAPIDRNSHPHRDASERVAVVHNGIIENFSALRAELEADGVEMTSDTDTETAAHLVARAYAGGPTAGDLPASVRVVCRRLEGAFTLVVTHADEPGLIVAARRSSPLVVGVGEGEHFVASDVSAFIEHTREAVELGQDQVVVISRDGYDISDFGGEPAQGKPFTVNWDLSAAEKGGHEYFMLKEIEEQPEALANTLRGHFAGGRVILDEQRLSDQDLREVDKVFVVACGSAYHSGLVAKYAIEHWCRLPVEVELASEFRYRDPVLDRDTLVVAVSQSGETADTLEAIRHARDQKARVLAVCNTNGAQIPRESDAVLYTHAGPEVGVAATKTFLSQIAANYLVGLALAQARGTKYPDEVAREFAELEGMSAAVHKVLSTVDQVRELSRGIADSKAVLFLGRHVGYPVALEGALKLKELAYMHAEAFAAGELKHGPIALIEEGLPVVVVMPSPKGRAVLHAKLVSNISEIQARGARTIVIAEEGDDTVRPFADELIEVPAVPTLLQPLVSTVPLQVLSAEIARSRGYDVDKPRNLAKSVTVE; from the coding sequence GTGTGCGGAATCGTGGGATATGTCGGCCACCGGCAGGCACTGGACGTCGTGCTCGGCGGGCTGCGCCGGATGGAGTACCGGGGCTATGACTCGGCAGGTGTGGCCGTGCTGGACGGCGCGGGCGCGCTGACCGTCGAGCGCAAGGCCGGGCGGCTGGCCAACCTGGAGGGCGCGCTGGCCGAGACCGGGCTCGACCGGTTCGCGGGCACGGCGGGCATGGGGCACACGCGCTGGGCCACCCACGGCGCCCCGATCGACCGCAACTCGCACCCGCACCGCGACGCCTCCGAGCGCGTCGCCGTCGTGCACAACGGCATCATCGAGAACTTCTCCGCGCTGCGCGCCGAGCTGGAAGCCGACGGCGTCGAGATGACCAGCGACACCGACACCGAGACCGCCGCCCACCTGGTGGCCCGCGCCTACGCCGGCGGCCCCACCGCCGGTGACCTGCCCGCCAGCGTGCGTGTCGTGTGCCGTCGGCTGGAGGGCGCGTTCACGCTGGTCGTGACCCACGCCGACGAGCCCGGCCTGATCGTCGCGGCGCGCCGGTCGTCGCCGCTGGTCGTGGGTGTCGGCGAGGGTGAGCACTTCGTCGCCTCGGACGTGTCGGCCTTCATCGAGCACACCCGCGAGGCCGTGGAGCTGGGGCAGGACCAGGTCGTCGTCATCAGCCGGGACGGCTACGACATCTCCGACTTCGGCGGTGAGCCCGCGCAGGGCAAGCCGTTCACGGTCAACTGGGATCTCTCCGCCGCCGAGAAGGGCGGCCACGAGTACTTCATGCTCAAGGAGATCGAAGAGCAGCCGGAGGCGCTGGCCAACACGCTGCGCGGCCACTTCGCGGGCGGCCGCGTCATCCTCGACGAACAGCGCCTGTCCGACCAGGACCTGCGCGAGGTCGACAAGGTGTTCGTCGTCGCCTGCGGTTCGGCCTACCACTCCGGGCTGGTCGCGAAGTACGCGATCGAGCACTGGTGCCGGCTGCCGGTCGAGGTCGAGCTGGCCAGCGAGTTCCGCTACCGCGACCCGGTGCTCGACCGGGACACGCTGGTCGTCGCCGTGTCGCAGTCCGGGGAGACCGCGGACACGCTCGAAGCGATCCGCCACGCGCGTGACCAGAAGGCGCGCGTGCTGGCCGTGTGCAACACCAACGGTGCGCAGATCCCGCGCGAGTCCGACGCGGTGCTCTACACCCACGCCGGGCCGGAGGTCGGCGTGGCGGCGACGAAGACGTTCCTGTCGCAGATCGCCGCGAACTACCTGGTCGGTCTCGCGCTCGCGCAGGCCCGCGGCACGAAGTACCCGGACGAGGTGGCCCGCGAGTTCGCCGAGCTGGAGGGCATGTCGGCCGCCGTGCACAAGGTGTTGTCCACTGTGGACCAGGTGCGGGAGCTGTCCCGAGGCATCGCCGACTCGAAGGCGGTGCTGTTCCTGGGCAGGCACGTCGGCTACCCGGTCGCGCTGGAGGGTGCGCTCAAGCTCAAGGAGCTGGCGTACATGCACGCGGAGGCGTTCGCCGCCGGTGAGCTCAAGCACGGCCCGATCGCGCTGATCGAGGAGGGTCTGCCGGTCGTCGTCGTGATGCCCTCGCCCAAGGGGCGCGCGGTGCTGCACGCGAAGCTGGTGTCCAACATCAGCGAGATCCAGGCGCGTGGTGCCCGCACGATCGTGATCGCCGAGGAAGGCGACGACACGGTGCGGCCGTTCGCCGACGAGCTGATCGAGGTTCCGGCGGTGCCGACGCTGCTGCAGCCGCTCGTGTCGACGGTGCCGCTGCAGGTGCTGTCGGCCGAGATCGCTCGCTCGCGTGGTTACGACGTGGACAAGCCGCGGAACCTGGCGAAGTCCGTCACGGTCGAGTAG
- a CDS encoding dienelactone hydrolase family protein, whose amino-acid sequence MVSKPKELLEELSHEGPHDVLRGNLALAGLPGVVFTPRSGLSLPAVAFGHGWLQPPGRYRGLLSHLASWGIVAAAPATQLGPLPSHRLLAADLRTTLDIVTGVRLGPDSISVDPARLGVAGHSTGGGSAVLAAAASDGVRCVATYAAAQTLPSASAAAASVSAPGLHLAADGDLVAPAIGNSEAIAKAWGGPVQFRKLDKSTHLAVTEGSHWSQRLLHGKPKHRVQTLVRALFTAFFLTHLTKTDKYRPLLESDVKRAAIDFERGPESVPA is encoded by the coding sequence ATGGTCAGCAAGCCCAAGGAGCTGCTCGAAGAGCTGTCGCACGAGGGACCGCACGACGTGCTGCGGGGCAATCTCGCGCTCGCCGGATTGCCCGGTGTGGTCTTCACCCCACGGAGCGGCCTGAGCCTGCCCGCCGTCGCGTTCGGGCACGGCTGGCTGCAGCCGCCGGGGCGCTACCGCGGGCTGCTGAGCCACCTCGCGAGCTGGGGCATCGTCGCGGCGGCGCCCGCCACGCAGCTGGGGCCGCTGCCCTCGCACCGGCTGCTGGCCGCCGATCTGCGCACGACGCTCGACATCGTCACCGGCGTGCGGCTGGGCCCGGACAGCATCAGCGTCGATCCGGCGCGGCTCGGTGTCGCCGGTCACTCGACGGGCGGCGGATCGGCCGTGCTGGCGGCGGCTGCTTCGGACGGCGTCCGCTGCGTGGCGACCTACGCCGCGGCGCAGACCCTGCCGTCGGCGAGCGCGGCCGCCGCTTCGGTTTCGGCGCCGGGTCTGCACCTGGCCGCGGACGGTGACCTGGTCGCGCCCGCGATCGGCAACTCCGAGGCGATCGCCAAGGCGTGGGGCGGACCGGTCCAGTTCCGGAAACTCGACAAGTCGACACACCTCGCGGTGACCGAGGGCAGCCACTGGAGCCAGCGACTGCTGCACGGCAAGCCGAAGCACCGGGTCCAGACGCTGGTCCGGGCACTGTTCACGGCGTTCTTCCTGACGCACCTGACGAAGACGGACAAGTACCGGCCCCTGCTGGAGTCGGACGTGAAGCGCGCGGCGATCGACTTCGAGCGCGGCCCGGAGTCGGTCCCCGCCTGA
- a CDS encoding DUF4333 domain-containing protein has product MNQPGWWDPHTRQWVPQADPNAPRGGPGQQPWSAPGQQPAGAPTPPQAPQGWGQPGQWNVPQGGQQGTPSGPFPQAPGTPSGPVPQAAPSSGPIPRQGPPTGPQPGQWQPSYGGFGAFGEQKPKRSKKPFLIGGAVIVVLAAAGVGAWLLGVFQGDTLDQAAVQDGVTKVLREDFGEGDVKNAQCPEGQPVETGTTFECSVTVAGQPKKVTVRVLNDQAQYEVGMPR; this is encoded by the coding sequence GTGAACCAGCCGGGGTGGTGGGATCCGCACACGCGGCAGTGGGTCCCGCAGGCCGATCCGAACGCGCCGCGGGGCGGGCCGGGGCAGCAGCCATGGTCCGCGCCGGGCCAGCAGCCTGCGGGCGCGCCGACGCCCCCGCAGGCTCCGCAGGGATGGGGGCAGCCCGGACAGTGGAACGTGCCGCAGGGCGGACAGCAGGGAACCCCGAGCGGCCCCTTCCCGCAAGCACCCGGCACGCCGAGCGGCCCCGTCCCGCAGGCCGCGCCGTCGAGCGGTCCCATTCCGCGGCAGGGCCCGCCGACCGGCCCCCAGCCCGGGCAGTGGCAACCGAGCTACGGCGGGTTCGGCGCGTTCGGTGAGCAGAAACCGAAGCGCTCCAAGAAACCGTTCCTCATCGGGGGCGCGGTGATCGTCGTGCTGGCCGCGGCCGGTGTCGGGGCGTGGCTGCTCGGCGTGTTCCAGGGCGACACCCTCGACCAGGCCGCCGTGCAGGACGGCGTGACGAAGGTGCTGCGCGAGGACTTCGGCGAAGGGGACGTCAAGAACGCCCAGTGCCCCGAGGGACAGCCCGTCGAAACGGGTACCACGTTCGAATGCTCGGTGACCGTCGCGGGACAACCGAAGAAGGTCACCGTGCGCGTGCTCAACGACCAGGCGCAGTACGAAGTGGGAATGCCGCGCTGA
- the rplM gene encoding 50S ribosomal protein L13 yields MPTYSPKPGDVTRAWHVIDAEDVVLGRLATEVATLLRGKHKPTYAPHVDTGDFVIIVNAEKVRLTGNKRDQKFAYRHSGYPGGLRKRSFGELLDTRPDRLLEKVVKGMLPKNKLGRAQAKKLKVYAGPQHPHGAQQPQPFQITKIAQVAQ; encoded by the coding sequence TTGCCCACGTACAGCCCTAAGCCTGGCGATGTCACCCGTGCCTGGCATGTGATCGATGCCGAGGATGTCGTGCTCGGCCGGCTCGCGACCGAGGTCGCCACGCTGCTGCGCGGCAAGCACAAGCCCACGTACGCACCGCACGTGGACACCGGTGACTTCGTCATCATCGTCAACGCCGAGAAGGTCCGCCTGACCGGTAACAAGCGCGACCAGAAGTTCGCGTACCGGCACAGCGGCTACCCGGGCGGTCTGCGCAAGCGCTCCTTCGGCGAGCTGCTCGACACCCGGCCCGACCGGCTGCTCGAGAAGGTCGTCAAGGGCATGCTGCCGAAGAACAAGCTCGGCCGCGCCCAGGCCAAGAAGCTGAAGGTCTACGCGGGCCCGCAGCACCCGCACGGCGCGCAGCAGCCGCAGCCGTTCCAGATCACCAAGATCGCGCAGGTCGCCCAGTGA
- a CDS encoding WXG100 family type VII secretion target, which yields MKVDYATIHQAAEDCTKTGGELENLFEQLKSDLQPLTGSWTGDAMQAWHDRQDEWNKALEDMKSLLARIATALPQIADGYQSTDTGITKMFGG from the coding sequence ATGAAGGTCGATTACGCCACCATCCACCAGGCGGCGGAAGACTGCACCAAGACCGGCGGCGAGCTGGAGAACCTGTTCGAGCAGCTGAAGTCGGACCTGCAGCCGCTGACCGGCAGCTGGACCGGTGACGCCATGCAGGCGTGGCACGACCGGCAGGACGAGTGGAACAAGGCGCTGGAGGACATGAAGAGCCTCCTGGCCCGCATCGCCACCGCGCTGCCGCAGATCGCGGACGGCTACCAGTCGACCGACACCGGCATCACCAAGATGTTCGGCGGCTGA
- a CDS encoding WXG100 family type VII secretion target, with the protein MAGGFEGDPAEFAAAHLKVSEAKLAMDQNLMQLANNIEATQAGWTGPAAKVFQEVMDAFGQKSAKLNDALEHIGEMLKSSGVQYEVQDQDVNQQLSGLQAALEGL; encoded by the coding sequence ATGGCAGGCGGTTTCGAAGGGGATCCGGCAGAATTTGCGGCCGCGCACCTGAAGGTTTCCGAGGCCAAGCTGGCGATGGACCAGAACCTCATGCAGCTGGCCAACAACATCGAGGCGACGCAGGCCGGCTGGACCGGCCCGGCGGCCAAGGTGTTCCAGGAGGTCATGGACGCTTTCGGTCAGAAGTCGGCGAAGCTGAACGACGCGCTCGAGCACATCGGCGAGATGCTCAAGTCGTCCGGTGTCCAGTACGAGGTGCAGGACCAGGACGTCAACCAGCAGCTGAGCGGGCTCCAGGCCGCGCTCGAAGGCCTGTGA